The genomic interval AAATAGAAAAAAAGGAATTATAAAAAAAGAGCATCAATTTGTAGAAACAGAATTTGACACGTTGTTTGATGAAGATGGAAATTTTTCACCTCCTATAATTGAAAATAGGGTAGAAGAGGAGATTCCTAAAATTATATATGATTATAAGATTCCCAAAAAGGGAAATGATGATGTTACTAAAAACTAAAAACTAAAAACTAAAAACTAAAAACTAAAAACTAAAAACTACAACGTCCTTTGTCTTACAGTTTCATATAAAAAAGCACCACAAGCTACAGAAACATTTAATGATTCTATTTCACCAAGTAAAGGTAATTTTGCTTTATAATCTACCATTTTCAAAATAGATGGATTAACACCTCTATGTTCTGATCCCATAACTATTGCCATTGGTTGATTAAAATCAATATCAAATACTGAATCTTCTGTTTTTTCAGTAGCTGCAACAGTTTTTATTTCTGATGCTTGTAAAAGGAATAAAGCATCTTTAATATGATCTACTTTACAAATTGGTATTTTAAAAGCTGCTCCAGCAGATGTTTTTATTGTTTCAGCATTAACAGGAGCACTTCCGCTTTTTTGAATTATTATTCCGTTAACACCAGTACATTCAGCTGTTCTAATAATGGCACCAAAATTTCTTACATCAGATAATTGATCTAATAATAAGAATAAAGGAATCTTATTACTTTCTAATGTAGTTTCAATTAAAGTCTCTAAATCGTAAAATTCTATAGGTGATATTTGTGCAACTGCACCTTGATGATTATTGTTTTTAGACAGTCTATCTAATTTCTCTACAGGAACCATACTAGTTGCTATCTTCTTTTCTTTTATCAATTTATCTAACTGATAGAATAGGTCACCTCTTAATCCTTTTTGAAGATAAACTTTGTTCATAGTAGAGCCACTTTCAATAGCTTCTATGATGGCTCTTATTCCAAAAATATTTGTAGATTCTTTAATCATTTTGCAAATGTAGTTTAAATTGAGAGCATAAAAAAACCATCTCAATTGAGATGGTTTTTTTATTGT from Lutibacter sp. Hel_I_33_5 carries:
- the rlmB gene encoding 23S rRNA (guanosine(2251)-2'-O)-methyltransferase RlmB, translated to MIKESTNIFGIRAIIEAIESGSTMNKVYLQKGLRGDLFYQLDKLIKEKKIATSMVPVEKLDRLSKNNNHQGAVAQISPIEFYDLETLIETTLESNKIPLFLLLDQLSDVRNFGAIIRTAECTGVNGIIIQKSGSAPVNAETIKTSAGAAFKIPICKVDHIKDALFLLQASEIKTVAATEKTEDSVFDIDFNQPMAIVMGSEHRGVNPSILKMVDYKAKLPLLGEIESLNVSVACGAFLYETVRQRTL